From a region of the Carassius auratus strain Wakin chromosome 31, ASM336829v1, whole genome shotgun sequence genome:
- the LOC113050431 gene encoding peptidyl-prolyl cis-trans isomerase FKBP5-like isoform X1, producing MDGYMVKHTRGTSNKREILGTRVCMSGEMSSLEDIFSTNQCPTAVFTSQGTDVTPNGDCGVCKIVKQHGVEGEKPMIGDRVHVHYTGRLLNGKKFDSSLDRKEPFVFNVGKGQVIKAWDIVVCSMQKGEVCVILCKPEYAYGSAGSPPKVPPNATLVFEIELLSFRGEELLEDGGILRRIKVKGEGYNNPNEGATVQVHLKGWCGGRLFDSRDVTFVVGESEDVGVPLGVDRAMEKIQKGECCLLYLKPKYGFGKEGKKEYDIGSNAELLYEVTLKNFEKAKEFWEMDLKEKLERADLVKQKGTQYFKAGRYSYAVIQYQQIVNWLEMECGTGKEQLQAIQALLLVAHLNLALCFLRLREYSQTVENCNKVIDLDPENEKALYRRGEARLLRNEFSMAMVDFKQVLQVNSFNRAARSQIAICRRKIREHDERDKKIYANMFQRFAEHDAKVGRLKRKKEDSGISDQNKQGLKRPRLSQDGS from the exons ATGGACGGATATATGGTCAAACACACGAGAGGAACGAGTAACAAAAGGGAAATATT GGGAACACGGGTATGTATGAGTGGCGAGATGTCATCTTTAGAGGACATCTTTTCCACTAACCAGTGCCCAACTGCTGTCTTTACCTCACAAGGCACTGATGTCACTCCAAACGGTGACTGTGGAGTATGTAAG ATTGTGAAACAGCATGGTGTGGAGGGGGAAAAGCCGATGATTGGGGACAGGGTGCATGTCCACTACACTGGCAGACTCCTAAATGGCAAGAAGTTTGACTCCAGTCTAGACCGTAAAGAGCCTTTTGTTTTCAATGTGGGAAAAG GTCAGGTCATCAAGGCATGGGACATTGTTGTGTGTTCCATGCAGAAAGGAGAGGTGTGTGTGATACTCTGTAAGCCTGAATATGCATACGGTTCAGCTGGCAGCCCCCCAAAGGTTCCTCCCAATGCCACACTTGTGTTTGAG ATTGAGCTGCTGAGCTTCAGAGGGGAGGAGCTTTTAGAAGATGGTGGGATCCTGAGGAGAATAAAGGTCAAAGGCGAAGGCTATAACAATCCTAATGAAGGGGCCACAGTACAAG TACACTTGAAGGGGTGGTGTGGAGGTCGGTTATTTGATTCTCGAGATGTCACCTTTGTTGTGGGTGAATCAGAGGATGTGGGTGTTCCTTTAGGAGTGGACAGGGCCATGGAGAAAATCCAAAAGGGGGAATGCTGTTTATTATACCTAAAGCCAAA GTATGGTTTTGGCAAAGAGGGTAAAAAAGAATATGACATTGGATCAAATGCAGAACTACTATATGAAGTTACACTGAAAAACTTTGAAAAG GCCAAAGAATTCTGGGAAATGGACCTTAAAGAAAAATTAGAACGTGCTGATTTAGTCAAACAAAAAGGGACGCAGTATTTCAAG GCTGGACGGTACAGCTATGCTGTAATTCAGTACCAGCAAATTGTAAACTGGTTAGAGATGGAGTGTGGTACCGGAAAAGAGCAGctacaagccatccaggccctgCTATTAGTGGCCCATCTGAATCTTGCCCTGTGTTTTCTGCGATTGCGTGAATACTCTCAAACAGTGGAGAACTGCAACAAG GTTATTGACCTGGACCCAGAAAATGAGAAAGCTTTGTATCGACGAGGTGAAGCGCGTCTGTTGCGTAACGAGTTCAGCATGGCTATGGTGGACTTCAAGCAAGTTTTGCAAGTTAACTCATTCAACCGCGCTGCTCGCAGCCAGATAGCCATCTGTCGGCGCAAGATTCGTGAACACGATGAGCGTGACAAAAAGATCTATGCAAACATGTTCCAGAGGTTTGCTGAACACGATGCTAAG GTGGGAcgattaaaaaggaaaaaagaagacAGTGGAATTTCAGATCAGAATAAGCAGGGACTAAAGAGACCTCGTCTCAGTCAGGACGGCTCCTAA
- the LOC113050431 gene encoding peptidyl-prolyl cis-trans isomerase FKBP5-like isoform X2 gives MSGEMSSLEDIFSTNQCPTAVFTSQGTDVTPNGDCGVCKIVKQHGVEGEKPMIGDRVHVHYTGRLLNGKKFDSSLDRKEPFVFNVGKGQVIKAWDIVVCSMQKGEVCVILCKPEYAYGSAGSPPKVPPNATLVFEIELLSFRGEELLEDGGILRRIKVKGEGYNNPNEGATVQVHLKGWCGGRLFDSRDVTFVVGESEDVGVPLGVDRAMEKIQKGECCLLYLKPKYGFGKEGKKEYDIGSNAELLYEVTLKNFEKAKEFWEMDLKEKLERADLVKQKGTQYFKAGRYSYAVIQYQQIVNWLEMECGTGKEQLQAIQALLLVAHLNLALCFLRLREYSQTVENCNKVIDLDPENEKALYRRGEARLLRNEFSMAMVDFKQVLQVNSFNRAARSQIAICRRKIREHDERDKKIYANMFQRFAEHDAKVGRLKRKKEDSGISDQNKQGLKRPRLSQDGS, from the exons ATGAGTGGCGAGATGTCATCTTTAGAGGACATCTTTTCCACTAACCAGTGCCCAACTGCTGTCTTTACCTCACAAGGCACTGATGTCACTCCAAACGGTGACTGTGGAGTATGTAAG ATTGTGAAACAGCATGGTGTGGAGGGGGAAAAGCCGATGATTGGGGACAGGGTGCATGTCCACTACACTGGCAGACTCCTAAATGGCAAGAAGTTTGACTCCAGTCTAGACCGTAAAGAGCCTTTTGTTTTCAATGTGGGAAAAG GTCAGGTCATCAAGGCATGGGACATTGTTGTGTGTTCCATGCAGAAAGGAGAGGTGTGTGTGATACTCTGTAAGCCTGAATATGCATACGGTTCAGCTGGCAGCCCCCCAAAGGTTCCTCCCAATGCCACACTTGTGTTTGAG ATTGAGCTGCTGAGCTTCAGAGGGGAGGAGCTTTTAGAAGATGGTGGGATCCTGAGGAGAATAAAGGTCAAAGGCGAAGGCTATAACAATCCTAATGAAGGGGCCACAGTACAAG TACACTTGAAGGGGTGGTGTGGAGGTCGGTTATTTGATTCTCGAGATGTCACCTTTGTTGTGGGTGAATCAGAGGATGTGGGTGTTCCTTTAGGAGTGGACAGGGCCATGGAGAAAATCCAAAAGGGGGAATGCTGTTTATTATACCTAAAGCCAAA GTATGGTTTTGGCAAAGAGGGTAAAAAAGAATATGACATTGGATCAAATGCAGAACTACTATATGAAGTTACACTGAAAAACTTTGAAAAG GCCAAAGAATTCTGGGAAATGGACCTTAAAGAAAAATTAGAACGTGCTGATTTAGTCAAACAAAAAGGGACGCAGTATTTCAAG GCTGGACGGTACAGCTATGCTGTAATTCAGTACCAGCAAATTGTAAACTGGTTAGAGATGGAGTGTGGTACCGGAAAAGAGCAGctacaagccatccaggccctgCTATTAGTGGCCCATCTGAATCTTGCCCTGTGTTTTCTGCGATTGCGTGAATACTCTCAAACAGTGGAGAACTGCAACAAG GTTATTGACCTGGACCCAGAAAATGAGAAAGCTTTGTATCGACGAGGTGAAGCGCGTCTGTTGCGTAACGAGTTCAGCATGGCTATGGTGGACTTCAAGCAAGTTTTGCAAGTTAACTCATTCAACCGCGCTGCTCGCAGCCAGATAGCCATCTGTCGGCGCAAGATTCGTGAACACGATGAGCGTGACAAAAAGATCTATGCAAACATGTTCCAGAGGTTTGCTGAACACGATGCTAAG GTGGGAcgattaaaaaggaaaaaagaagacAGTGGAATTTCAGATCAGAATAAGCAGGGACTAAAGAGACCTCGTCTCAGTCAGGACGGCTCCTAA